A single region of the Triticum dicoccoides isolate Atlit2015 ecotype Zavitan chromosome 2B, WEW_v2.0, whole genome shotgun sequence genome encodes:
- the LOC119363995 gene encoding cysteine proteinase 1-like has product MARPRLRLLLVVAAVLLLLLLHPAPSSAAERLEDPLIEQVVGGDAENELELNAEAHFATFVRRFGKSYRDAEEHAHRLSVFRANLRRARRHQRLDPSAVHGITKFSDLTPDEFRERFLGLRKSRRSFLKGISGSAHNAPALPTDGLPTEFDWREHGAVGPVKDQGSCGSCWSFSTSGALEGANYLATGKLEVLSEQQLVDCDHECDPSEPRACDAGCNGGLMTTAFSYLAKAGGLETEKDYPYTGKNSACKFDKSKIAAQVKNFSTVAIDEDQIAANLVKHGPLAIGINAVFMQTYIGGVSCPYICGRHLDHGVLLVGYGSAGYAPLRFKEKPYWIIKNSWGENWGESGYYKICRGPHVKNKCGVDSMVSTVTAIHTSKKE; this is encoded by the exons ATGGCTCGCCCCCGCCTCCGgctgctcctcgtcgtcgctgccgtcctcctcctcctcctcctccacccggCCCCCTCCTCGGCGGCAGAGCGGCTGGAGGACCCCCTCATCGAGCAGGTGGTCGGGGGCGACGCGGAGAACGAGCTGGAGCTCAACGCGGAGGCGCACTTCGCGACCTTCGTGCGGCGGTTCGGCAAGTCCTACAGGGACGCCGAAGAGCACGCGCACCGGCTCTCCGTGTTCAGGGCCAAcctccgccgcgcgcgccgccaCCAGCGGCTCGACCCCTCCGCGGTGCACGGCATCACCAAGTTCTCCGACCTCACCCCCGACGAGTTCCGGGAGCGcttcctcggcctccgcaagtcccGCCGGAGCTTCCTCAAGGGGATCTCCGGGTCGGCGCACAACGCGCCGGCCCTCCCCACCGACGGCCTCCCCACAGAGTTCGACTGGCGCGAGCACGGCGCGGTCGGCCCCGTCAAGGACCAG GGTTCGTGCGGGTCGTGCTGGTCCTTCAGTACGTCGGGGGCGCTGGAGGGTGCCAACTACCTCGCCACCGGGAAGCTGGAGGTGCTCAGCGAGCAGCAGCTGGTTGACTGCGACCACGAG TGTGACCCGTCAGAACCACGCGCATGTGACGCGGGATGCAATGGTGGCTTGATGACTACAGCTTTCAGCTATCTCGCAAAAGCTGGTGGCTTAGAAACCGAGAAGGATTACCCGTACACTGGGAAGAACAGTGCCTGCAAGTTTGACAAATCCAAAATTGCTGCTCAAGTTAAGAATTTTAGTACCGTTGCTATTGACGAAGATCAGATTGCCGCTAACCTTGTGAAACATGGCCCACTTGCAA TTGGTATCAATGCAGTATTCATGCAAACGTACATTGGTGGTGTCTCATGCCCATACATCTGCGGAAGGCATCTTGATCATGGCGTTCTCCTGGTTGGCTATGGATCAGCTGGTTATGCACCGCTCCGCTTCAAGGAGAAACCATACTGGATCATAAAGAACTCATGGGGTGAAAACTGGGGCGAGAGCGGGTACTACAAGATCTGCAGGGGTCCGCATGTCAAAAACAAGTGCGGTGTCGATTCCATGGTCTCCACGGTTACCGCCATCCATACCTCTAAGAAGGAATAA